In the Chloroflexota bacterium genome, GCAATTGAAGAGGCCCCCAAGCTGGAAGCCGAGTCAACTGCAATTGAAGAGACCCCTAAACCGGACACAGAGCCAACTGCAATTGAAGAGGCCCCCAAGCTGGAAGCCGAGTCAACTGCGACTGAAGAGGCCCCTAAACCGGACACAGAGTCAACTGCGACTGAAGAGACGTTTTTGAGAGAGGTAACGGAAGAAGATGCTGGAAATCAATGATTTTGATGCCGTACGAATTTCTCTGGCCTCGCCGGAGCAGATCCGGAGCTGGTCATACGGTGAGGTAACCAAGCCGGAGACCATCAACTACCGCACGTTGAAGCCGGAACGAGATGGCCTGTTCTGCGAAAGAATCTTCGGCCCCACCAAAGACTTCGAGTGTTACTGCGGCAAGTATAAGAAAATCCGCTACAAGGGCGTGATCTGCGATAAGTGCGGCGTTGAGGTTGCTCGAGCCAAGGTACGCCGGGAGCGCATGGGCCATATTGAGCTGGCGTGTCCGGTGAGCCACATCTGGTTCGCCAAAGGAACACCCAGCCGCCTGGGCCTTCTGCTTGACCTTTCGCCGCGGAGCCTGGAACACGTACTCTACTTCTCCAATTACATCGTCACCTTGGTCAATGAAGAGGCACGCCAGGAAGCTATCACACAACTTCAGGAAAGCGTCTCCAGTGAAATTGCCGAACGCCAGAAAGCCGTTGACGATAAAATTGCCCAGATGGAGCAGGAAGGGGCAAGCGTTGAGGATGTCAATCAGCTGCGACGTCATTTCAATGAGGAAAAGATACAGCTTGAGGAAAAACTAACGAGCGAGGTGGAACGACTGAAAAACCTTTGCGTGAAAGAGTTGCTCAATGAAAGCCAGTACCACGAATTGAAGCAGAAACACGGAGAGGTTTTTGAGGCCGGTATGGGCGCTGAAGCCATCTTGCAGATCATTAAAGATATCGACATGGACAAGGTGCGCAATGGCCTGCTTCTGGAAACCCTGTCTTCTTCCGGTCAGAGGCGCAAGAAAGCGAGCAAGCAACTGCGGGTTGTTGAGGCGTTTCGCAACAGTGGTAATAAACCGGAATGGATGATTGTAACGGTTTTGCCAGTACTTCCTCCCGACCTGCGGCCCATGGTCCAGCTGGACGGTGGCAGATTTGCCACCAGCGACCTTAATGACCTGTACCGGCGGGTCATTAACCGCAACAATCGCTTGCGCCATCTAATTGAAATCGGTGCACCGGAGATCATTATCCGCAATGAGAAGCGGATGCTACAGGAGGCCGTTGACTCACTTATTGATAACGGTCGTCGCGGTCGGGCGGTCTCGGTCAGTGGCAATCACAAATTGAAGTCCCTCTCCGATATGCTCCGTGGTAAACAGGGACGCTTCCGCCAGAACCTGCTGGGAAAGAGGGTCGACTACAGCGGTCGCTCTGTTATCGTGGTTGGCCCGGAACTAAAGCTGAACCAGTGCGGTCTGCCCAGACGAATGGCTCTGGAGCTCTTTAAACCCTTTGTCATGCACCGTCTGGTAATACAAGGACTTGCCCCGAACATCAAGAGCGCCCGGCGACTAGTGGAAAGAGCCAAGCCGGAAGTCTACGATATACTCGAGGAAGTGGTAAAGGAACGCCCAGTCTGGCTGAATCGGGCCCCTACCCTGCACCGCCTCAGCATCCAGGCATTTGAGCCCGTGCTCATTGATGGCAGCGCCATCCAGATTCACCCGCTCGTCTGCTCGGCATTCAACGCTGATTTTGACGGTGACCAGATGGCGGTTCATGTCCCGCTCTCCAAAGCCGCGGTACGCGAGGCGAGAGAGCTGGCGCTCAGCCAGCACAACATGCTGCTTCCCAGCAGCGGTGAACCAACGGTCACGCCTACCCTGGATATGGTGTTTGGCTGTTACTACCTTACCACGGAAAGACCTGGAGCCAAGGGGGAAGGCAGGCGGTTTGGTAGCTTTGATGAAGCCAGGCTTGCCTATGAGCTGGATAATATCAACCTCAGGGCTAAAATCCTGGTCAGAGACCAGAGCCGAGACGGGCAGGAAATCGAGACCACAATTGGCCGTATTATGTTCAACGAAGTTCTTCCTCTGGAGCTTGGCTTCCAGAACAAAATAATTGACAAGTCTGGACTGAAGCAGATTGTCTCGGAGTGCTGTCGGACACTCAGTGACGAAGAAACGGCCAGAGTCCTTGACAGCATCAAGGAACTCGGTTTCCATTACGCTACAAAATCGGGCATTACCATTGCCATGAATGATATTGAGGTACCGGAAAGCAAAGCCAAACTGCTCGAGGAAGCGGAGGAGAGAATAGCCATCATTGATAACCAGTATAGCCGCGGTCTGATAACCGAGGGCGAGCGGTATAACGGCGTCGTCGGTGTCTGGATGGAAACCATGGACCGTATTACCAGTACCATCTCGGACACTCTGGACCGTTATGGTGGCATTTACATGATGGCCACCTCCGGGGCCAAAGGTAATATTTCCCAGATTACCCAGATGGCCGGCATGCGCGGCCTGATGACCGACCCTTCCGGTAAAATCATCGACTTCCCCATCAAATCGAGCCTGCGTGAAGGACATTCTGTCCTCGAGTACTTTATCTCCACGCACGGTGCGCGCAAGGGACTGGCCGATACGGCATTGAGAACTTCGGACAGCGGTTATCTTACCAGACGGCTCATTGACGTGGCCCAGGATGTCATCGTCTTTGAAGAGGACTGCGGGACTGTCGACGGTATCTGGATTTCAGAACCGCAAGAAAAAACGTTGCTTCCCTCGTTCGCAGAACGCATCACCGACAGGCTGGTGGCAAGCCAAATAGCCCATCCCAAAACAGGGAAGGTCATCGCTGACCACAATGAGGAGATCGATGAGCAAAAGGCAGCTGAAATCATCGATGCTGGAATCAACCGGGTGCACGTCAGGTCGCCCCTCTCCTGCCAGTCCAGACGAGGTACCTGCCAGATGTGCTATAATCGTGACCTGTCTCGCGGCCGGCCGGTTAAACTCAATACGGCAGTGGGAATCATCGCCGCCCAGAGTATCGGCGAGCCGGGCACTCAGCTGACGCTGCGTACCTTCCACACCGGTGGCGTGGCCGGTCTCGACATCACCAGCGGCCTGCCCCGAGTAGAAGAGCTCTTTGAAGCCAGAACTCCCAAAGGTCAGGCCATTATCTCCGAAATAGGTGGCCTAATCGATGTTATCCAGGATGAGCAAGGCAGGAGGGTAAAAATCACCAGTTCCGAGACCTACCATGATGAGTATGCCTTGCCTGCTAGGTGGGAGGTAATGGTCAATGATAAACAGTGGGTAGATATCGGCGCGGTGCTTGCGACTCCACCCGCTGCCAAGGAAACCAAAACCAAAGCCAAAACCAAGGCAGTCTCCAAGGAGACGCATCCCATCGTAGCGCGCATCGCTGGCAACGTTAATATCCGAAAAAAGAGCCAGCTATTCATCAGCTATGAAGAGATGGAGGAACGGGTGTACGTTATCCCTACCGCAGCCGGTATCAGAGTCCAGACTGGAGAGTCGGTGCGTGCTGGCCAGCAGCTTACCGATGGCTCGGTGAACCCGCAAGATATATTGCGCATTCTCGGTCGTGAGGCCGTACAGCTCTACCTGGTAGATGAAGTACAGAAAGTATACCGCTCTCAGGGCGTGAACATAAACGACAAGCACCTCGAGATTATCGTCCATCAGATGCTGACGAAAGTCCGAATCGATTCCGCCGGTGACACCGACCTGGTGCCGGATGAGCTGGTAGACAAGTATGTCTATGCGGACATCAATGCCAAAGTACTGGCAGAAGGTGGTGAACCGGCCACCGCGCACACGGTACTGCTGGGCATAACCAGGGCATCGCTGAGCACGGCTAGCTGGCTGGCGGCGGCTTCCTTCCAGGAAACAACCAGGGTGCTTACTGAAGCGGCCGTCTACGGCAAGATAGACAAACTGGTCGGGCTCAAAGAAAACGTCATCATCGGGAAATTGATTCCCGCTCATTACCTGCAGCTGGAAGAAGCGCCAGCGGCACTTCCTGATGAATCAGAAGCATTGCTGGACCTGTCACTGGGTGAAATGACTGAAGAGGCACCAGATGTGAGGGTCGCCAAAGCACCGGGGGAGCTCCTGGACCAGCTGCTCGGTAAAGAGCCTCAGGAGATGTCCAGCCTGACAACCCCGGAAGAGGAAGCAGGTCCATCGGGCAGTGAAGATGATGAGTTGAAGTCAGAGGATTAATGGGGGTGAGGTTTAAATAGCTCGTATTATATCAGGCAAGCCCAGCACTGAAGATGCTCCCCTTGACACCAGCCTCAGGCCGCGCCGCATTACTGAGTTCGTCGGACAGGAAAAGATCAAAGAGAACCTGAGCATTGCCATCGCGGCGGCGAAGGGTAGAGGCGAGGCACTGGACCACGTGCTGCTTTACGGGCCGCCCGGACTGGGAAAGACCACCCTCGCAAACATCATTGCCGCCGAAATGGGGGTGAATATCCGGGTTACATCAGGGCCTGCCATTGAACGTACCGGCGACCTCGCCGCCATACTGACCAACCTGCATGACAAGGATATCCTTTTCATCGATGAGATTCACCGCCTCAGCCGCGCCGTTGAAGAAATCCTTTATCCGGCGATGGAGGATTACGCCCTCGATATCATCATCGGCAAGGGCCCCGGCGCCAGAAGTCTGCGACTCAACCTGCCTGATTTCACCTTGCTTGGCGCTACAACCCGTTATGCTCTTCTCAGCCCGCCCCTTCGCGACCGTTTTGGCGCTGTCTACCGACTCGATTTTTACGACCATAAATCAATAGAGGCAATCCTGCATCGCTCCGCCCGCATCCTGCAGATTGAGGCAGAGGGAGAAGGACTGAAGGAAATCGCCCGCCGCGCCCGGGGGACGCCGCGCGTGGCCAATCGACTCCTCAAACGGGTCAGGGACTACGCCCAGGTGATAGGCGATGGCACGGCCACACATGCCGCGGCCGTCGAAGCGCTGGCCAAGCTCGAAGTTGATGCAATTGGCCTGGATGAAGTCGACCACAAGCTGCTGCGGACTATTGTGGAAAAATTTAACGGCGGCCCGGTTGGTCTTGAGACCCTGGCCGCCGCTATCAGCGAGGAATCGGACACCATTATGGATGTCTACGAACCCTACCTGCTGCAGCTGGGCTTCCTGGAGCGCACCCCCCGCGGCCGCACCGCTACCCAGCTGGCCTACCAGCACCTTGGACTGCCATATAATAAAGAGAGACCTCCCCAGGGCACTTTATTATAGGTGCTTCTCCAGCCTACTTTTTTATTTATAAACCTCTCTGGGTGGACAGAAGACATCCAGAGCCACGCAACCCGCCGCACCGGCAGTACCCCCATGGTTTGTACTGGATGGAACCGAGTACATGTCCCCTTTTTTCACCAGCCTGGTCTCATCCCCGATGGTAAATTCAATTTCACCTTCCAGGACGAGCCCCATCTGCTCTTCGGCGTGGTTATGAAGCGGGGCTACTGCGTTGGGCTGCAAGGTAACATGGGAAAACATGATGCGCTGCCCTGATACCACATGCACCAGGAACCCCGGTGCCGGCTCGAATACCTTGAAATCCTGCGGAAAATCGTAGAACATTTTCCACCTCCTGGGTCCAATATGCTCAGTTTTATCCTCAATGCAGCCAGTCTAAATGCCTTCCAGTGTGGCGAACTGTGCCATGGCATCGTAGTTGTAGTCTTTGGCAGAGCTGACCCGTAACTTATCTGGCATACTTACTGGAGGTTCTCCTTTGACTAACTTTACCAACTCAAAGGCTTTCTCCACCCGTTTCTCATCGCCTTCCAGTGCCAGCACTACCGCCCCTTCAGACCCGCCGACACCACCGGAACCGATGTGGTACGCTCTGACGCCGGTCATTACACCTATTGCCTCTATTTCGGTAAGCACCTTGCCCAGTACCACTGGCATCAGCTTGGCCGGCAGTCCCATACTGTATTTAAAATAATAGTGCCCGGTGTGTTTGGCCGCCTCAATCACCGACGGTACCAGCTTCTCCAGCCCTATCGGCATGATGAGGTGCGAGCCGCGCGGCGTCACAATCGGCCAGCACATCCCGATGGTGCCCCCCTTCATGCCGGCGGCGAAAATGCCGGCATTGCCCTCCATATCAATGGCATTGCCTCCCTTGATAAAGACGTCATCTGGACCGAAATCGAGTATTTCCACATTGGAATCAGCCCCCTCCACCACCTTGCCTTTGCGGACAACGTGTGAGGTGCAAGGCGGCGCTCCGGGGTTGGCATTAGTTATGCCACCGCAGACGAGTCCCGCCGTCTGGTTGGCCCTATTCTCAATCTTTATCCCGAAGAGCTCTTCACTGACGAAAGCATTGGTGATACCGCGTCCGATGATAATAATGCCGTTCTTATAGGCGTTCTGGACCTCGGGCAGCGCCACCGTGGCTTTAGCCAGCAGCCTTCTCGACTCTGCCGGGTTCAGCACCACCAGGGCTGATATCTGTTTCTGTCCGGGCTCGGGCTGCGGATAATTTACTTCGTAAAACAATGGACACCTCCTCACAAAATTTGTCCTATTCTAGCATTTTTCATCATTTATTCAAAACCCGGTATGGTTACACAGCCAATTTTGCAACTCACCTGACAGATTGTTTACAATTGTAATAAGGATGAAATCGGTGCTTGTTCACGTCTGCTGCGCACACTGCGCCGCCTATACCGTCAACCACTGGCGGGAACAGGGGTATGCCGTCAGTGCCTTCTGGTACAACCCGAATATCCACCCCTATACCGAACACGAACGACGCCTCGAGGCAATGAAAGCACTGGCAACTCAATCGACGTTTCCCCTGATTGTCAGCGACGGCTACGAAATCATCGATTACTTCCGCCAGGTGGTCGGGCATGAGGACGACCGCTGCCGCCGCTGCTTTCAAATGCGCCTCTCCCGGACCGCCGAAGTTGCCCGCGAAAGGAACTTTAGCGCTTTTACCACCACCCTGCTTATCAGCCCCCACCAGAAGCACGAGCTCATCCAGGAAATCGGAGCCGGTATTGCGGAGAAAACAGGCATTGAATTCCTCTATGCCGACCTCCGTAAAAGATATTCGGACAGCCGCCACCTGACCAGGAAACTTGAACTCTACCGTCAGCAGTACTGCGGCTGCGTTTACAGCGAATGGGAACGGTACGCAAACGTCAAGATAGAATAACCGGAAGCAGCCGCCAGAAAAGCGGGACTTGGAATATGGGCAAAATAAAAGGGAGCCCAGTACCGGGCTCCCTTATTCATTCCGGCGTGTACTATTAATTTAGTCCGTATTCTGGTATGTTCGCGGCCCGTGCCATCCTTCCTGGATGGCAATCATGTGTCGACCGCGTACCTCGTTCATAATTCGGGGCTTTGGAGATAACTGGTTCAGAGCTGCGGGCGTGTTGCCGGTCCACACTTTGATTTCACTGGCATCTTCCTCGGTGATGAGGCCTTCCTCAATGGCCTTCTCCAGCATCTCCATCCTTAATTCAGAATTCTTGCATTCCTTAAGTCGCTGCTGGATATTTTGCCTTACCCCCTGGAACCCTTTCCAGCCGTTATCGGTCAAAGATTCGGGATTCGAGCGCATTATGCAGAAGGCGTTTCTCAGCTTCGTCCAGTTAAGGGCCTCCGGCCTCTTCTCCCACCATTCTTCTATCTCCTCGGCCTCTTCCTCTGTAATCAGCCCTTCCTCAACCGCCCGCTCCAGGAATTCGTAGAATGCTTCCTCACAGCGCTCAGCCATCATTTCCTGCTTCGCCTGCGCAAAGGCATCGCTCAGCTCTTCCTCGGATATGCTCAGAATTTTGGCCACTCTGGAAAGAAGTTCGCTGGACTCGGTGGACACAAACATTCTGACTCTAGGCATAATCTCATTCAGCTCTCCGAGCAATTCCTCTTCATCTGGCTCAACCTCTTCGTCTTCCTGGGCCAGAACCGCCACCGCGCCGCTCACAGTCAAGGTGAGGATGGCCACCAGCACCGCGATTAAAACTTTCATTTTCTTGGACATTTTTCCTGTCTCCTTTCATCAATCTGACAATCGTACTGATATGTGAAAAGGGGTGGGGGAAGAATCCCCCACCCCCAGTTACTTTCCCGCTATTCCAGAATTGCGTAGGCTACCTGAACGTTAAGGCTGATTTCCATCTCACCGGGGCTGATTGGGGTGGGTGGTTCCGCTGACATAGCTGCCTCAGCGAAGTAGTCCTGACGGTAGACCGGGTAAGGATATGCTGCATTTTCAGTAATATAGACCGGTTTACCCAGTTTTATGCCGGCCAGTTCGGCAAGCTGTTTGGCTTTAGCCGCCGCATCAGCCACCGCTTTTTCCCTTGCTTCATCCTGATATGGCGCTGGGTCTTCGATGGTGAATCCGATGCTGTCAATGCGAGTGAGGTCGCCTCCCGCCACCGCCACCACATCAATGATGGCACCGACCTCGTCCATATCGCGTACCTTGGCCGTTACCATGTTGGTAACCCGGTATCCAATCACCACCTCTTTTCCCTGTTTCTCATCCCAGCGGGTTACGCGGTGAATGTTGAAGTACTGTGTCTGAATGTCCTTCTCGTCAACGCCGCTGCCTTCCAGAGCGGACATTACCGCAGTCATCGCCTCGGCAGCCTGTGCCTGGGCCACAGCCACGCTGGACTCCTGAGCTTCAATGCCCAGCCTGAGTATGGCGATATCGGGGACGGCGCTTACCTTTCCGCTACCGCTTACCCAGATTCCCTCCTGCTGGTTGCTGAGGGTGACCTTCAAATTCGACCCGGTGACGCCCAGTGCACCGCCCTCTTGAGTGCAACCGGCCAGACCAACCACCGTAATTACCAGTGCCAGACCAGCCGCCAGAAACCATTTCTTCCTCATGCCTTACCTCCTTTTTTATTTTCCATTAATAAAAACGAAAAAGTCGCCGTTTGGTTAGCGGCGACTTCCTCAAATTTCTAAAATCTTTATCTAATTCTAACGACTTAAGCTGTGTTGTACCTGTATGTCAGTCCTCGTCTTCAGCTTCCTCAAGTAACTGGAGTAGTTTCTCATATTCAATATTGGACACTTCAAGTGCCCGGAGCAAAGCCGGTCTGGCCGACTCAGGTATTCTCTGCAACGCTGCCCGCAGGGCTTCCGGGTGCTTTTTGGCATTCTGGGCAAGAATCAGCCTGAGTCTGGCCCGTCTATCCAGTGTCTCATCTTCATCCTCTTCCTCCACCTCATCTTCCGGACTTGGAACGGCCGCCGGAACTGGTTTCAGTACCGGTGCTTTTTCCGGTACCGGCTTGGCCGGAGCCGCCGTTATCTCCGGCTTCCCTTTTTGCGGCTCTCCAGCCCTGGCTGGTAACGGCGCCTGAGCGGCGGCTTCGGGAGGTGGCGGTGCCATCATCACACCTGGCTTCGGCTCTTCAGGCTCAACAGTTACTGCCGGTGCCTCCCTTACTGCTTCCGGTAGTGCGGGGGCTGCTTCCGGCACTGCCGGCGGCATGGTAAGGATGCCCGGTGCGCCCTCTTCGGTACCCACCAGAACTGCCATGGCCATTAACTGGTTATTCATTCGCTCGGTGGCCTTCTCCATGTGATTCAGCTTGCCCTTGTCTGCCATGTTCACTATCTCATTGACCCTTCTATCCACCAGTTCTGCGTAGTATTCGGCCTTGCCCAGCTCCGAAGGGGTCAATGCCAGTCTTACCCTTTCCGTAGCCAGCTTTACCGGGTACAGTGGCTGGTCCGGCATGCTGTTCCCGGCAGCTGCTACCGTGCCGCCACTGGCCATGAGCAGCACCAGGACCGCAATTACCGCCGTTGCCCATTGTGGCTGCCAGCCGAACAGTGAGAAGCGGCGCTTCTTCCTCTCCTCTATACCTCTGAGTT is a window encoding:
- the rpoC gene encoding DNA-directed RNA polymerase subunit beta', with protein sequence MLEINDFDAVRISLASPEQIRSWSYGEVTKPETINYRTLKPERDGLFCERIFGPTKDFECYCGKYKKIRYKGVICDKCGVEVARAKVRRERMGHIELACPVSHIWFAKGTPSRLGLLLDLSPRSLEHVLYFSNYIVTLVNEEARQEAITQLQESVSSEIAERQKAVDDKIAQMEQEGASVEDVNQLRRHFNEEKIQLEEKLTSEVERLKNLCVKELLNESQYHELKQKHGEVFEAGMGAEAILQIIKDIDMDKVRNGLLLETLSSSGQRRKKASKQLRVVEAFRNSGNKPEWMIVTVLPVLPPDLRPMVQLDGGRFATSDLNDLYRRVINRNNRLRHLIEIGAPEIIIRNEKRMLQEAVDSLIDNGRRGRAVSVSGNHKLKSLSDMLRGKQGRFRQNLLGKRVDYSGRSVIVVGPELKLNQCGLPRRMALELFKPFVMHRLVIQGLAPNIKSARRLVERAKPEVYDILEEVVKERPVWLNRAPTLHRLSIQAFEPVLIDGSAIQIHPLVCSAFNADFDGDQMAVHVPLSKAAVREARELALSQHNMLLPSSGEPTVTPTLDMVFGCYYLTTERPGAKGEGRRFGSFDEARLAYELDNINLRAKILVRDQSRDGQEIETTIGRIMFNEVLPLELGFQNKIIDKSGLKQIVSECCRTLSDEETARVLDSIKELGFHYATKSGITIAMNDIEVPESKAKLLEEAEERIAIIDNQYSRGLITEGERYNGVVGVWMETMDRITSTISDTLDRYGGIYMMATSGAKGNISQITQMAGMRGLMTDPSGKIIDFPIKSSLREGHSVLEYFISTHGARKGLADTALRTSDSGYLTRRLIDVAQDVIVFEEDCGTVDGIWISEPQEKTLLPSFAERITDRLVASQIAHPKTGKVIADHNEEIDEQKAAEIIDAGINRVHVRSPLSCQSRRGTCQMCYNRDLSRGRPVKLNTAVGIIAAQSIGEPGTQLTLRTFHTGGVAGLDITSGLPRVEELFEARTPKGQAIISEIGGLIDVIQDEQGRRVKITSSETYHDEYALPARWEVMVNDKQWVDIGAVLATPPAAKETKTKAKTKAVSKETHPIVARIAGNVNIRKKSQLFISYEEMEERVYVIPTAAGIRVQTGESVRAGQQLTDGSVNPQDILRILGREAVQLYLVDEVQKVYRSQGVNINDKHLEIIVHQMLTKVRIDSAGDTDLVPDELVDKYVYADINAKVLAEGGEPATAHTVLLGITRASLSTASWLAAASFQETTRVLTEAAVYGKIDKLVGLKENVIIGKLIPAHYLQLEEAPAALPDESEALLDLSLGEMTEEAPDVRVAKAPGELLDQLLGKEPQEMSSLTTPEEEAGPSGSEDDELKSED
- the ruvB gene encoding Holliday junction branch migration DNA helicase RuvB — translated: MARIISGKPSTEDAPLDTSLRPRRITEFVGQEKIKENLSIAIAAAKGRGEALDHVLLYGPPGLGKTTLANIIAAEMGVNIRVTSGPAIERTGDLAAILTNLHDKDILFIDEIHRLSRAVEEILYPAMEDYALDIIIGKGPGARSLRLNLPDFTLLGATTRYALLSPPLRDRFGAVYRLDFYDHKSIEAILHRSARILQIEAEGEGLKEIARRARGTPRVANRLLKRVRDYAQVIGDGTATHAAAVEALAKLEVDAIGLDEVDHKLLRTIVEKFNGGPVGLETLAAAISEESDTIMDVYEPYLLQLGFLERTPRGRTATQLAYQHLGLPYNKERPPQGTLL
- a CDS encoding cupin domain-containing protein; the protein is MFYDFPQDFKVFEPAPGFLVHVVSGQRIMFSHVTLQPNAVAPLHNHAEEQMGLVLEGEIEFTIGDETRLVKKGDMYSVPSSTNHGGTAGAAGCVALDVFCPPREVYK
- a CDS encoding epoxyqueuosine reductase QueH, with product MKSVLVHVCCAHCAAYTVNHWREQGYAVSAFWYNPNIHPYTEHERRLEAMKALATQSTFPLIVSDGYEIIDYFRQVVGHEDDRCRRCFQMRLSRTAEVARERNFSAFTTTLLISPHQKHELIQEIGAGIAEKTGIEFLYADLRKRYSDSRHLTRKLELYRQQYCGCVYSEWERYANVKIE
- a CDS encoding SIMPL domain-containing protein (The SIMPL domain is named for its presence in mouse protein SIMPL (signalling molecule that associates with mouse pelle-like kinase). Bacterial member BP26, from Brucella, was shown to assemble into a channel-like structure, while YggE from E. coli has been associated with resistance to oxidative stress.): MRKKWFLAAGLALVITVVGLAGCTQEGGALGVTGSNLKVTLSNQQEGIWVSGSGKVSAVPDIAILRLGIEAQESSVAVAQAQAAEAMTAVMSALEGSGVDEKDIQTQYFNIHRVTRWDEKQGKEVVIGYRVTNMVTAKVRDMDEVGAIIDVVAVAGGDLTRIDSIGFTIEDPAPYQDEAREKAVADAAAKAKQLAELAGIKLGKPVYITENAAYPYPVYRQDYFAEAAMSAEPPTPISPGEMEISLNVQVAYAILE